The following proteins are co-located in the Lagenorhynchus albirostris chromosome 2, mLagAlb1.1, whole genome shotgun sequence genome:
- the SESN2 gene encoding sestrin-2 isoform X1, with the protein MIVADSECRAELKGYLPGAGEEQRESRVRRGPRGPSAFIPVEEVLREGAESLEQHLGLEALMSSGRVDNLAVVMGLHPDYFTSFWRLHYLLLHTDGPLANSWRHYIAIMAAARHQCSYLVGSHMAEFLQTGGDPEWLLGLHRAPEKLRKLSEINKLLAHRPWLITKEHIQALLKTGEHSWSLAELIQALVLLTHCHSLASFVFGCGILPEGDPEGSPAPQAPSPPSEQSTPPSRDPLNHSGGFEAARDVEALMERMRQLQESLLRDEGASQEEMESRFELEKSESLLVTPSADILEPSPNSDMLCFVEDPTFGYEDFTRRGTQAPPTFRAQDYTWEDHGYSLIQRLYPEGGQLLDEKFQAAYSLTYNTIAMHSGVDTSMLRRAIWNYIHCVFGIRYDDYDYGEVNQLLERNLKVYIKTVACYPEKTTRRMYNHFWRHFRHSEKVHVNLLLLEARMQAALLYALRAITRYMT; encoded by the exons ATGATCGTTGCGGACTCCGAGTGCCGCGCCGAGCTGAAGGGCTACCTACCCGGGGCCGGAGAG GAGCAGAGGGAGAGCCGGGTTCGGCGAGGCCCTCGAGGGCCCAGTGCCTTCATTCCAGTGGAGGAG GTCCTTCGGGAGGGAGCCGAGAGCCTCGAGCAACACCTGGGGCTGGAGGCGCTGATGTCCTCCGGGAGGGTGGACAACCTGGCAGTGGTGATGGGCCTGCACCCCGACTACTTTACCAGCTTTTGGCGCCTGCACTACCTGCTGCTGCACACGGATGGGCCCTTGGCCAATTCCTGGCGCCACTACATCGCCATCATG GCCGCCGCCCGCCACCAGTGCTCCTACCTGGTGGGCTCCCACATGGCTGAGTTTCTGCAGACTGGCGGTGACCCTGAGTGGCTGCTTGGCCTCCACCGTGCCCCCGAGAAGCTGCGCAAGCTCAGCGAGATCAACAAGCTGCTGGCTCATCGGCCGTGGCTCATCACCAAGGAGCACATCCAG gCCTTGCTGAAGACAGGCGAGCACAGCTGGTCCCTGGCCGAGCTCATCCAGGCCCTGGTCCTGCTCACCCACTGCCACTCGCTAGCCTCCTTCGTGTTCGGCTGTGGCATCCTCCCTGAGGGGGACCCCGAGGGaagccccgccccccaggccccTTCACCCCCCAGTGAGCAGAGCACGCCCCCCAGCAGGGACCCACTGAACCACTCTGGG GGCTTTGAGGCTGCCCGCGACGTGGAAGCTTTGATGGAGCGCATGAGGCAGCTGCAGGAGAGCCTGCTGCGGGATGAGGGGGCCTCCCAGGAGGAGATGGAGAGCCGCTTTGAGCTGGAGAAGTCAGAGAGCCTGCTGGTGACCCCCTCAG CGGACATCCTGGAGCCCTCTCCAAACTCAGACATGCTATGCTTTGTGGAAGACCCCACTTTCGGATATGAGGACTTCACCCGGCGGGGGACTCAGGCGCCCCCCACCTTCCGCGCCCAG GATTATACCTGGGAGGACCATGGCTATTCACTGATCCAGCGGCTCTACCCCGAGGGTGGGCAGCTGCTGGATGAGAAGTTCCAGGCAGCCTATAGCCTCACCTACAACACCATTGCCATGCACAGCGGAGTAGATACCTCCATGCTCCGCAGGGCCATCTGGAATTACATCCACTGCGTCTTTGGCATCAG ATATGACGACTATGACTACGGAGAGGTGAACCAGCTCCTGGAGCGGAACCTCAAGGTCTATATCAAGACAGTGGCCTGCTATCCAGAGAAGACCACCCGAAGAATGTACAACCACTTCTGGAGGCACTTCCGCCACTCAGAGAAG GTCCACGTGAACTTGCTGCTTCTGGAGGCCCGCATGCAAGCCGCCCTGCTCTATGCCCTCCGTGCCATCACCCGCTACATGACCTGA
- the SESN2 gene encoding sestrin-2 isoform X2, whose product MIVADSECRAELKGYLPGAGEEQRESRVRRGPRGPSAFIPVEEVLREGAESLEQHLGLEALMSSGRVDNLAVVMGLHPDYFTSFWRLHYLLLHTDGPLANSWRHYIAIMAAARHQCSYLVGSHMAEFLQTGGDPEWLLGLHRAPEKLRKLSEINKLLAHRPWLITKEHIQALLKTGEHSWSLAELIQALVLLTHCHSLASFVFGCGILPEGDPEGSPAPQAPSPPSEQSTPPSRDPLNHSGGFEAARDVEALMERMRQLQESLLRDEGASQEEMESRFELEKSESLLVTPSADILEPSPNSDMLCFVEDPTFGYEDFTRRGTQAPPTFRAQDYTWEDHGYSLIQRLYPEGGQLLDEKFQAAYSLTYNTIAMHSGVDTSMLRRAIWNYIHCVFGIRVGLGRGDTCGSRG is encoded by the exons ATGATCGTTGCGGACTCCGAGTGCCGCGCCGAGCTGAAGGGCTACCTACCCGGGGCCGGAGAG GAGCAGAGGGAGAGCCGGGTTCGGCGAGGCCCTCGAGGGCCCAGTGCCTTCATTCCAGTGGAGGAG GTCCTTCGGGAGGGAGCCGAGAGCCTCGAGCAACACCTGGGGCTGGAGGCGCTGATGTCCTCCGGGAGGGTGGACAACCTGGCAGTGGTGATGGGCCTGCACCCCGACTACTTTACCAGCTTTTGGCGCCTGCACTACCTGCTGCTGCACACGGATGGGCCCTTGGCCAATTCCTGGCGCCACTACATCGCCATCATG GCCGCCGCCCGCCACCAGTGCTCCTACCTGGTGGGCTCCCACATGGCTGAGTTTCTGCAGACTGGCGGTGACCCTGAGTGGCTGCTTGGCCTCCACCGTGCCCCCGAGAAGCTGCGCAAGCTCAGCGAGATCAACAAGCTGCTGGCTCATCGGCCGTGGCTCATCACCAAGGAGCACATCCAG gCCTTGCTGAAGACAGGCGAGCACAGCTGGTCCCTGGCCGAGCTCATCCAGGCCCTGGTCCTGCTCACCCACTGCCACTCGCTAGCCTCCTTCGTGTTCGGCTGTGGCATCCTCCCTGAGGGGGACCCCGAGGGaagccccgccccccaggccccTTCACCCCCCAGTGAGCAGAGCACGCCCCCCAGCAGGGACCCACTGAACCACTCTGGG GGCTTTGAGGCTGCCCGCGACGTGGAAGCTTTGATGGAGCGCATGAGGCAGCTGCAGGAGAGCCTGCTGCGGGATGAGGGGGCCTCCCAGGAGGAGATGGAGAGCCGCTTTGAGCTGGAGAAGTCAGAGAGCCTGCTGGTGACCCCCTCAG CGGACATCCTGGAGCCCTCTCCAAACTCAGACATGCTATGCTTTGTGGAAGACCCCACTTTCGGATATGAGGACTTCACCCGGCGGGGGACTCAGGCGCCCCCCACCTTCCGCGCCCAG GATTATACCTGGGAGGACCATGGCTATTCACTGATCCAGCGGCTCTACCCCGAGGGTGGGCAGCTGCTGGATGAGAAGTTCCAGGCAGCCTATAGCCTCACCTACAACACCATTGCCATGCACAGCGGAGTAGATACCTCCATGCTCCGCAGGGCCATCTGGAATTACATCCACTGCGTCTTTGGCATCAG GGTGGGACTGGGGAGAGGAGATACTTGTGGGAGCAGAGGGTAA